The Eublepharis macularius isolate TG4126 chromosome 15, MPM_Emac_v1.0, whole genome shotgun sequence genomic interval GCAAatagaaagtcccaagttcaatgcccagcatcttcagtttaaaAACCACAAATAAGATGAGAGTACAGATTTAGACCTCCAAGAAGCACTGCTAGGCACAGCTGATGGTAAATAAATCATTTGTCTTAGTGTAAGGCAGCCTTAGTAcataaaaaaaatactttcttgcTCCAAAACATGAATTCTGAAAAGCCATGCATGTTGGCATTGGACCAGATCTGACACCGGTTCTGCTTTTTTAGTtctggctatttttttttttttttacaaagaactGCAAAATATTTTGTATAATTGCCAAGagtgtttgaaaaataaaattctaGGCAAATTAACATCATGGTTTTGTTTTTGCCTTGGCAAAAACAAAAGTAAGATATAGTCTGATATTGAATAGCACAAATTAAATGATTTATATTTATGAacagtttaaaaaaacactttcctCTAAGTTATAGAAAAGCAGCAGTTGCTGTTTGCTACCTTGCACTTGATTTCTCTCGTTACTAAAACAAAGATGCGAGAAACCAACCTGAAGAAATAAATACAGTTGCTTCTATGCCGAGACTCCACCTGCAGTCTACCAACTGAAGAGGTACAGTGGGGCAAGAGGACACACCAAGATTTAACAATGTGCAGACTTGAGCCACAATGAAATGAATGTGGCAATGAAATGGATGTGGAATGTGGCAAAGGCTTGGTTAACCATGTGCAGAGTCACACCCCTGGTTGCCAACTGGTCAGTTTTCCACTGGAATAACAAGGCAAAGGAATTTGCTATAGCACACTTTTAAGGCTTTTACACGGCAGGAGGCCTGCAGCCAATTTTAACTTCCATTTTCAGTTACTTTTTCTGTGCCTTCTGTAAACACGCAACAGCTACCTTTGGCTGACTTTGTTGCTTCCCTTAGGATGTTTCCTCAACTGTATGAAGAGGCTTTGCATTGTAGATGAGTTAGTATTTTCTATTGGTTCTGCCTTTTGATTGCAGTCTTTGACAGTAATTACCCCACTTAGCTCCACTCTGTGAACTAATTAGTCCTGCCTTTGGGTGGAACCTGGGCTTTACCCATGGCTAGTTTTGTGGCTTTCAAGAATTCACAATTCTGTCTTCCATCCCCAGAATCTGTTTCATGCCTGTACTTGTAGGCTTCTCAGCTGGGAATTAAAGAAACAAGCACCTCTTCATTCCCTTTGTGTTGTTGATCCTCCACAAGTAAGGAAAGTTAGAGGCACAAAGTGGCTGCTGTGTGGataatggctgccatgtgggcaggaCTGGAAAACTCAACTTTCCCTAGCCATATGGCAGCCATCCCAGCATTGCTGTGACCTCTCAAAACTTCATGAGCAAAGCATGTTTTGCAAAGACTGGGGGAAAGCCTAGGAAcgcaccacaatgctgtggggatGCAGATGCTTCTCAACACCTTTGAACCAAGGGCAAATAACGTGGAAATGGCCTTCGATACAGGAAAGTAGATTTGGGTTGAACATCAGGTGAAATTTCCTAATGGTAAATCAAAGAAGTTTAAACAGTGGAATCAGTAACCTAGGAGGGTGACAGCCTCTCCGCTGCTGGAGATCTTCAGGCAGAGTTCTGGGCAGCCATCCATTAGAAACAACACAGCTGTGGATTTCCTGCACCGAGCATTAGATAGCTTTACAACTCTAGGACTCCCTATACAAGAAGAATATattccctgcacacagaaaatcAACGTGTCAGGGATAAGGATTCAGTCTATTACCTTGACGTGTTGGCTGAAGGTCGAGACCAGGAAACACTACAACACTTGGATTTCATTTAATGTATTAATTGGCCCTTGGTGGAGGAGAGGCACTGAGGACAGACTTAGGATCATTACTTCACCCCTCATTAAAGAGAGGAACAAGAGCTGTTGTTTCCATACACTGTTCTTGCTAGCAGCTATGGACtacccattgaaatcaagagTTCATTTTTGCTCTCGTGGCTGCTGATCTCCCCTGATCTGGCAAAAACTGTGGCTGCTTGTGGAAGTGGTTGATTGGTTTATGTCCCACCTCTCTTCTGTGACAGAACTCAAGATGGCAGACAAGCACTCCTCCAACCTGCTTAAGCTCCATAAGGTTGCCTGGTTCAATGCCTATCTGCTTTCCAAAGATTGCTGCAGCTGCTGTGAAGGGTGAACGTGATGGCACCTGCCTTTTTTCTGAGAATGTGGGATAACAAACTAGCAGGGGGAACCGGTCTTCAACACACTAGTACAAAAACCCAAAAGAGAAGGGCCAAGGAAAGTATGGACATTTAATTATTTTAAGAAAATATTCACACCCTGCCTTTTCGTTGCACTCAAGGAAGCTTAcgattctaatttttaaaaaaatatgaagtTCAATAAAACCTCAATGAATCTCCCTCCACAAAGAAGTACCTGCAGCTGGTGGTACAAAAAATACCTGCCACACCACTGTGTTCATACATTAATACCTACACCTGAGGAAGGTAACAGAACTATCCAGAGTTtctttatgatgttttaatgttttgtgttCATATCGACCATCCATTACGATGTGCATTTTTGTACCATCATTTGCAATACCTGTTCATTTTTTCCTTGGTGCTTCTCTGGGTTTTCTATAATAAAAATGGCCACCAATGGGCTGCTGCAAATGTGGGCAGACAGGACTCCTCCCCTCTTCAGCTCTTTAGCGTTCCCAGACAGCAGGGGATGGCTCCTATCTACCATTCTGAGAGATGTATGAACTGAACCAAAGCAGAAGTAAAATTAAACTACGGAATAGTATTTCTGGACCCAACAGCAGGGATAACTGTTAGCTACCCCTTTGTCATAGCAGCTGCAGTCagaaaactgccccttttgtgacTGGGTGCCATACCCTGGTGTTCTCTCAGCAGTTCTGAGGTGCTCAATCTCCTCTCTTCTTGAAAAgtagaagaaaagaaagaagcctAGTGAGCCAGTCACAGAAAATGGACCGTTGCTAACGCTCCTCCTGCATTGATGATTCAGGTCTTTCTAGAGCTTGTAGGCCCAAATTTCCCTCTTGTTCGTCATTCTAGCAGGCCCCACAGTGCCTCATGATCTCCTGTTCTGCACGTGGATGTCCATAGGGATGAATGTCACTGTTGTAGGGCGGCCCGTGCCACTGCTGTTCTGTCCCGATGTGGAAGGGATTGTGGCTTTTGCGTTCTTGGGTTCCAGCTCTCGTTGCGTCCTCATGCGTCTACAAAAGAGCACAGCAAATATGTTATGGCAAGACTCACTATTCTTGTCTGGCAAGTGAGGCATTCACGTCAATTTTCCTTGTCTGCAGACTGTAACCCTGGATGAGAAAGAGACCTGCTGGATCATCTGATCTCCAGCTGTTATCATCCCTTGCTCAACCGTACCATTTCAGGACACTCAACCAGCAGTAGGGTTGGGGGTgaggatgatgataacaacaacaacattcaatttatataccgcccttcaggacaacctaatgcccactcagagcagattacaaagtatgttatcattatccccacaacaaaacaccctgtgaggtgggtggggctgagagagctccagagcgttgtgactatcccaaggtcacccagctggcttcaagtggaggagtggggaatcaaacccagctctccagattagagtcccatgctcttaaccactacaccaaactggaggacatggggGACACACACTGTTGGCTGTGTTTCTACATTACTTCCAGGCGAAACCTGCAAGtggcatagggtagctctaggaatcaccaagaactctgtggtaaaaccacagagtttccagtgatttctagagctatccTACATCAACTTcttggttttccctggaagtgacctaGCAATACGGCCAATGTTaacttttttcctcctcctgctgggcaACTAGAGCTATTGTTGGGAGGCCTGGTAGTGCTAATCCATCTAAAGCAGTTTAATCCAGCAACAGGACTTTGTTCCCACAGCACTCCGGACAACATCAAAACAGTAGGCTCAGAggagagaaatgatttaaacaatGACTTCTCACACCAGCATTGCCTCTGCCGGGAGTCGGGAAGTCATTGTATTAGTGGCCCTGTCCATACGGAGTTACCAGACTGATGTAGGAAGCAGCTATACTCCTACTGAGAGAACATAACAATGGGCCCACATATACATCACAAGGCAGCTGATCATATGTGTAGACTCTGAGCTCTGGGACTCCACCCTGCTTCCTATTCATTAACTCTCTTAATGCATATTTTTGTCCCAGAAAATAGAACCCGTAGGATGATCTCACAAAAGGAAAAAATGCAGAGTGGGGTTGCGCAAGTAAGCCATCTCATGCTAAATTTAGTTTTCAGCCAGTCACATGGGAACACTCACCCACCCGCACCATACACAATTTGCTGCTTGTTCAACAAAACTGGAGCTTGAAGGCAACATCCCTTGCTGGACTTACCTATTGTACATTTTCAACAGGAGCAGAACCACCGTGAATATCACTATCACACCGACAACAATGGCTGCCACAATAGCTCCAGAACCTAAggcaaggaaaggaagaaaaccaGGAAAAAATTATGACAATAATATGCAAGCTGTGTTGAACCAATCCTCCACAGGTTAATAAAAAGCTTCTCTCAAGGACCAAGAATCAACACACCTCGCTCACCTAAGACCTTGGGCATCCCTGGTTGGATTTGTGAACAATAGCCCCCTTCTCTCCTTCTGTACCACAAACAACTTCTgaaagattccccctcccccccgtttCATAAATAGCTTGTCCTGTAGCACAAGAGGCTGCAGCTTGAGAAACACCAACTCAACACCTGCTTCAGCTTGCTGCACCAGAAATGCACGTCTCCGGATCCTTGCCAAGGACTCTTCTGTTTGGAAGGAAAACCAGCTCCCTTCTTTCTAAATCTTCCCTTTTGGAAACTGTTGCTAAGACAGAATCACAGTCCAAAGTCAACCCCTGCTGTTGCTTCACAAGCTGGCCAACCCTTACCTGCTCGAGATTTACATCTTTGGTCCCTCCCATCTTTAGAGAAGCAGCAAAATACCACTAGCCCCTTTATTCTCTCTGAAGTTCCTCTGTTATCAAACACTGCAGTGGGAGTTGGCCCCAAGAGGCAAGACTACACCTCTACAAGCTCACAAGCAAAGCACTGAAGGAATGCGGCCAATCCCCGTTGCTTGGTAAAAAATAACACAGAAATTTTATTTCATCAAAATATACCCTCTTTGCTTTTCTATTTATAAATAAAACTCAAGGCAACCCAATCAACAAGAACAACTTCCAAGCAACAAAAGATTAGAATGGGGTCCTCCAACCCTGTTGAACCCTGCGGGTACTTAAAGAAGTTGGAGGGTAGATGgagggcaccaccacaaaatggctacctctGAGGGCAGGGCCAATCATAAAATATTAGGTGATTCTAAGCCAAgtatcctcctatgatggaggcagctgtttccaaatgggtgctcccTGTAGACAAAAGCGGATGtttcctgggttcttctgaagtaCTTCCTGCTTCTATGGGGTAGGGGAAAGTCAGGAGTGGATTTTTACTTTGGGAAAGAAGCAAGCAGGCGCCAGGAAAGACATTCTCAAGCATCATTCTCAAGCACTTTAGAGATGACTGGAttagaacaagaacaacaaacaTTAGAAAGCTTTTgaaataagaataataataaaaatcttaAGTTTCCACAAGGTGGCTGATTAGTCTTTTAATCTTGTAATTAGTAATTCACAGTCTGGGGGCCATAGCTGACAAGGCCCTGTCCTACATACCCACCAGCTTTAATTCAGCTATCTCTGGCACACAGAGCAGGGCACCAGAAGCCCATTTCAAACCATAGGCAGGTTCCAATGGACAGAGGCATTCCTTCAAGTCCACTGTCAGGTTTCTCAACAATAAACAGAACTGTTTGCCCATTCCTGGAACATCTACCACCCAAAATGCCAGCCCCAGGTTTCTCTTACTTTGATAAAGAATATGTTCTTGAGACTTTGTGGACACGTTTTTCCAAGACAGGAAATCATCAGTCATGGGGTTTGGCGTCGTcatcttgatcccagctggatggagCAAAGGAACAAGTACTTTTAGAACAACACAAgagggaaatttgggggtgggggggtgagaaCCTACTTGCTTAGAATATTTATCAGAATATTTattccctgtttttctcccccaaACTGGCATGCAACAgtacaaaaatatacaataaaagtgCAACAGGAAAAAAGTACTACCTTGGACAGGTCCTGTAACTGATGGGCCAGCTTGCTCAGGGGCACGGGGCACAAAGCAGGGGCTAAAAACCCAGGACCAAGAACCCTTTGGCTCCTGCCTTTTGGTTTGCATTTATGGCAACACCTGAGCTTTCTACCTGGAAACAAGATACAGCAAGGCCATACGTTGGGTTAATGAACAAATTCTAAAGAGAAGGAAGGTGAACCAGGATGTTTATAGAAAGTAAATCCTGAGCTCTTTGGCGAAACGGTGGAATGAAAATGTAGCAGATAGAAAGGAAATAACATTTAAtttgaaaggattttttttcctttttaacccTGCACACAACAAATCGCGTGACACCAGAAACATGGCTGTCATTAAAATGTCTGTTTGTGAACCCGCAGCAAAAATAAAGTCTCTCTCAAACAAAAACCGTCTTGCGGGCCCTCCTAAAAGCTGGAAGAGACAGGGTCCTCCAAATTCTCTCCAGGAACTTGTTCCACAAGGAGGTAGCAACGAGAGGAAAAAGCTCTTGAGCAGATCAAGCAAAAGTGTGACGTGTGCAACCTACGGATAAGGGAGCAGCTAAAATAAAACAggtttgctgttttattttgtccaggatagcccgatcttgtcagctctcagaagctaagcagaatcgcccctagttagtacttggatgggacttCTAGTACCatagaagtccagggtcactatacaaaggcaggcaatggcaaaccacccctgactgtctcttgccttgaaaactctctgggtggtcaccataagtcagctgcaacttaatggcaaaaaaacccccaccagcctaacagtgccatcctaagcagagttacaccctgctCTCATTACGTATCCTGCACTCTGccgacaagcaactcctggtggtccctggcctggaCAATATCTGTTTGGCCTCAAcgagggccagggctttttctgccctggcccagtGGAACGCtttcccgctggagatccgggccctgcaggacctgtcacagttccgcagggcctgtaaaacagagatgttctgctgggcctttggctgaggaccagcaggtgtcccccctTTTCCACCTAAGATCACCACTTTTCCCgggactgccctcagccatgtgctGTGCTCATATGTATGCCTATATACGGACTCCtgactgtttatttaagtagcctatTGATAAGGCacctgaactattttaatgactgttttaagattgttattgattttatagttttatgattaatttattgtattttatggatgttgtgagccgccctgagcccattcgtggggagagcggggtataaatcaaataaataaataaagcccactgatttcaatgaacttagaagtgtgtaactcttaTTAGGGCAGAGGAGTTGTTCAGCTGAGCTAGGGAACAGTCTTATGCAGGACTATAGCCCTCCTTTGGGTATATGAAACTGACCAATCTaaaggcagaacctgacagatTCCCTCATTTTTACATCTGCATGGTGGCCTAACACCAAAATCTGAAAAGGAAAGTAGAGGTTAAAGGGTGAGCTGAAGAAGAGTTTCCTTTTCCTTGCTTTGAGAACAGTTTTCTTCAGCTCATGTGGTTCAACCTTTGCAAGCTGAGCACTGATTATTACTGGCAAAGAAGGATTGTGTTATCTTTTGCTAGCGACGTCACGGTCTCTACCCAATAGGTCCCTCTGACATATACGCTACACATCCCAGTGTAAGTCATGCTGCACATGTTAAAGAAAGTGGGctacagacttaaaaaaaaataaaatcaggaaTTCAGAGGGATCAATAGATCATGGCAACAGATCCTTATAATATTATTGCATGTGGCAATCTAAAGTCTGAAAAACCTGTGCATTAGTGTGGGgaagaaatggcagtttcaggAAATGGCTCAGGTGAGCATAAGACCTTAAATAACACACCCCTTCCTATCCACATGGCACACGAATGCACTCTGCaatctttcaaaaaaaaattcccaagTCTGGGAAAGAGCAGCAATGCAGGGGAACTCCCAGATAGTGGATAATGAGAGGACAATGTCATGATGTGattgttccacacacacacacccaaaaccCCTGCTTCGGTTTGGTCACCAAAGCAAAACAAACCTGCATCCAGCTCTGTCCATTTGCAGCCACATTGTTCAGTTTTTCAGTCTGGTCCCCGCCACAGAGTTCTGCAAAATATCCCGTTTGTGAAAGCATCAAGTCCACCGTGCTATATGAGAAGGGAGCTTGGCTCTCCTTTACCAGTGAAGAGGACCACCCGGAGTTTTCTCAAGGGTTAAATGCTCTCAGGCACCATGTCCTCCCACTGAATGCCCTCCTGGGCAGACTTTCAGCCACCTGCTCCCTCTTACCGGTTCAGGGAAAGCACCCATCTCCTAGCTAAGTTCCTCAGAGGCCATGAGCAAAACCATCAGGCACCTGGGGGCTTTTTTGGGTGGGAGGAGGGCACGCTCTGCTTGTCTAAGTTCTATAAGGCCAGTGATCAAAGCACAGCAGCTGCCAATCACTTTGAATCCAGCCCCGTCAGGAAAGTTCTATAATTGGAGTTTTAAATAAAACCCTAACACGGGAAATTCAGACAGCGGCAAGCCGCCCACAGGAATGTTGGCTGCTCCCTGGCTTTTGCCCCCAAGTTTTCAATATTCTGAATTACAAGGCTGTTTTGTGCCAAAATGGTCTCGGACAAAaacaaggagaagaaaataattcaGCCTCAGAATCCATAGTAGGTTATTCTCCCACAAGTCAATGGCTTCTTTGTGTAGCCAAAGCTAAGTTACTTTTGTAATATGATCAACTGCTGTGGTCAGGGATCCTTCTTTCCCCTACTCCTttgaaagaaaggggaaaaaatccgaaTCTCCAAAgctctcccttcctgctcctccccTCCTACCTACCCTTCATTATTTTTCTAGCAAGTTTGTGGTTCACAGGATTCAACCTGTCAGCACTGTGTCTTgtttttaaatgaccatttctaCTTAAAGCAGGTTCTGTCATCGCTGCACAGTCCCCCAGTTCTAGCCCTAAcaaggccgctgctgaacagctCGTTCCGCTTCACAAGAAAATCAACACATGGGACTCAGTCGAGGGGAGCACGTTCTCTTTTCCAAAGGATGGCAAGGAGGAGTTCACAGGAAAAGGATGGGCAAATATTATTTTCCAGCATGCTCCTAAGGGCCTGGCTACACAAGCCAGatagagcctccatgttcaaaggcaaagagtccagtagcacctttaagactaaccaactttattgcagcataagctttcgagatacatctgacaaagagagctgtggctctcgaaagcttatgctaaagttggttagtcttaaaggtgctactggactctactattttgcaactacagactaacacggccaactcttCTGTTTCTTCAGAGTACCAGTTACTGTCCAGAGGGTTGGGCAGAACAAGAAGggcttctgttttcatgccctagAAGCTGACCATGGgtggaaaacaggaagaaaaactAGAAGAGTGTTTTTGTTCTCA includes:
- the NCMAP gene encoding noncompact myelin-associated protein; amino-acid sequence: MTTPNPMTDDFLSWKNVSTKSQEHILYQSSGAIVAAIVVGVIVIFTVVLLLLKMYNRRMRTQRELEPKNAKATIPSTSGQNSSGTGRPTTVTFIPMDIHVQNRRS